In a genomic window of Kluyveromyces marxianus DMKU3-1042 DNA, complete genome, chromosome 7:
- the PBY1 gene encoding putative tubulin tyrosine ligase: MKVLITNDDGPLSDQYSPYIRIFVQYLLKHTDWDIYICIPNQQRSWIGKAHFANHNPTASFIYSSPDAKTNEFVGPFSVPQFKRLTKLSHAVPDQKKTVVPENYIEWCLVDGTPATCSDIGLNHLIHEPFDVIISGPNVGRNASAPYIGSSGTVGAAMDAYTTNPSVKSFALSWAYFDGVKIVDDAIFEQVCGKSFEAIDYLIRNWDSDVRIYSLNVPLRDLSNAKFKYCPILESTWCSIYSDPILTPNVSPSNEDILDGHQSHTISFNWQPNFKLQRENMINEKSLTDGSCIEQGDISVTPLSHTFKVIEKLFGEFQLNDPARIVLTIPDTDYIYQPLMHSFRKHLPNIPVSRSLPVTMDKLTFHYGEYEQLNMDQLMSNDFYHANAYIYRKAIIRKHYLSHTIHSYVVKNEDSILNKAFLESFNIDVDYAEFLDDALDENWELRQELESKQKWWILKPSMSDKGQGIRIFKTIEQLQDIFDSFEEDETDDEDVGQDSNKVVTSQLRHFIVQEYLHNPLLLSDMHSRKFHIRCYVTCYGDLQVYVYDRMLALFAPSKFVPPSDDYNVLDNSQLSCHLTNTCLQNDDESKSNSVVEFTNLDDIPPHRKEEIKEQIHEIVAELFKAAVNVDRMNFRPLKNCLETYGFDFLVDSNYQVKLLEVNAFPDFKQTGAELKGLIDELFDDIVSICVRPMFKLPPLNHKNSKFTEVLKLQSNDW; encoded by the coding sequence ATGAAAGTTCTAATCACCAACGATGATGGGCCCTTGAGCGATCAATATTCGCCATATATCAGAATATTCGTGCAGTACCTTCTCAAACATACTGACTGGGACATCTACATCTGCATTCCAAACCAACAGCGGTCATGGATCGGCAAGGCACATTTTGCAAACCACAATCCAACAGCATCTTTTATCTATTCAAGCCCAGATGCAAAGACTAACGAGTTCGTTGGACCCTTTTCCGTTCCCCAATTTAAAAGATTGACCAAGCTATCCCATGCTGTTCCAGACCAGAAAAAGACAGTCGTTCCCGAAAACTACATTGAATGGTGTTTAGTCGATGGAACTCCAGCTACTTGTAGCGATATTGGATTGAACCATTTGATTCACGAGCCATTTGACGTCATTATCTCGGGTCCAAATGTCGGCAGAAATGCGTCTGCCCCATATATCGGCTCCAGTGGTACAGTTGGTGCAGCAATGGACGCATATACGACAAATCCTTCCGTTAAATCGTTCGCTCTATCATGGGCTTATTTTGATGGCGTTAAGATTGTAGACGATGCCATTTTCGAACAAGTGTGCGGTAAGAGTTTCGAAGCCATCGACTATCTAATTAGAAATTGGGACTCTGATGTTCGGATATATTCATTGAATGTCCCGCTTCGCGACTTGTCCAATGCCAAGTTCAAATACTGCCCTATTTTGGAGTCAACATGGTGCTCCATCTACTCCGATCCAATTCTAACACCTAACGTATCCCCATCTAACGAGGATATCTTGGACGGTCACCAATCCCATACGATCTCGTTTAATTGGCAGCCAAACTTCAAGCtacaaagagaaaatatgATCAACGAAAAGTCCCTAACAGATGGTTCGTGTATCGAACAAGGTGATATCAGTGTTACTCCATTGTCACACACATTTAAGGTTATCGAAAAATTGTTCGGCGAGTTCCAATTAAATGACCCAGCTAGAATCGTCTTGACAATCCCGGATACTGACTATATATACCAGCCATTGATGCACTCATTCAGAAAACACTTACCTAACATTCCAGTATCGCGCAGTTTACCTGTAACAATGGATAAATTGACCTTCCACTACGGTGAATACGAACAATTGAACATGGATCAATTGATGTCCAACGACTTTTACCACGCAAACGCATACATTTACAGAAAAGCAATCATAAGAAAACATTACTTGTCTCACACTATTCACTCTTACGTGGTGAAAAACGAAGACTCGATCCTAAATAAGGCATTCCTTGAATCCTTCAATATCGACGTGGACTATGCCGAATTCTTGGACGATGCCTTAGACGAAAATTGGGAACTTAGACAGGAACTTGAATCTAAACAAAAGTGGTGGATTTTGAAACCAAGTATGAGCGACAAGGGCCAAGGAATCCGTATCTTCAAAACAATCGAGCAATTGCAAGATATATTTGACTCCttcgaagaagacgaaactgacgatgaagatgttgGTCAAGACTCAAATAAAGTTGTTACTTCTCAATTGCGTCACTTTATCGTTCAAGAATATTTGCATAATCCTTTGCTACTAAGCGATATGCATAGTAGGAAATTCCATATTAGATGTTATGTTACCTGCTACGGAGATTTGCAGGTCTATGTTTATGATAGGATGTTGGCCCTTTTTGCCCCAAGCAAGTTCGTACCACCATCCGATGATTATAATGTGCTTGACAACTCACAGCTCTCGTGCCATTTGACAAACACTTGTTTACAAAATGACGATGAAAGCAAATCGAACTCTGTTGTAGAGTTTACTAATTTGGATGATATACCTCCTcacagaaaagaagagatcaaGGAACAAATTCACGAAATAGTAGCAGAATTATTCAAAGCGGCTGTTAATGTTGACCGCATGAACTTCCGTCCGTTGAAAAACTGTTTAGAAACTTACGGATTCGATTTCCTTGTGGATTCGAACTATCAAGTGAAATTATTAGAAGTAAATGCTTTCCCAGATTTCAAACAAACGGGTGCTGAATTGAAAGGATTGATTGATGAATTATTCGATGATATCGTCTCAATATGTGTCAGACCGATGTTCAAGTTACCGCCACTTAACCAtaagaattcaaaattcACAGAAGTTCTAAAACTGCAGTCAAACGACTGGtaa
- the TIM12 gene encoding Tim12p, giving the protein MSLFLDPYSAQTVDETKIEVAKVQFDAMNTTFNAMLSTCLEKCIPHDEYGESDLNKGEMTCIDRCVAKIHYSNRLIGGFVQSRGFTPERHLPYDRIVEAKVQHPSGK; this is encoded by the coding sequence ATGTCGTTATTTCTAGATCCATATTCCGCACAGACGGTTGACGAAACGAAGATAGAGGTTGCGAAGGTGCAGTTTGATGCGATGAACACAACGTTTAATGCGATGCTTAGTACATGTTTGGAGAAATGCATACCACACGATGAGTATGGGGAATCAGATTTGAACAAGGGCGAGATGACTTGCATAGACAGATGTGTGGCCAAGATCCACTACAGTAACAGGCTCATAGGTGGTTTTGTGCAGTCGAGAGGGTTTACTCCGGAGCGTCATCTACCGTACGACCGCATAGTGGAAGCGAAAGTGCAGCACCCTTCCGGGAAGTAG
- the SMK1 gene encoding mitogen-activated protein kinase SMK1, which translates to MEARIISNQPDWNMKHVPNVSRATKKLKKLLDPYVDHVKQSYELDQNNNIYVDPIVNKRTIYGPANFSVPGRYEIMQVLGKGSYGTVVSALDKANHEREVKLAIKKVTSIFTREILLKRAIRELKFMSYFKGHRNIVSLLDLEIVNEEPYSGLYCYQELVDYDLARVIHSNVLFSEFHIKHFLYQILCGLKYIHSADVIHRDLKPGNILCSITGEVKICDFGLARGISPSFTVTGGISNHITNYVATRWYRAPELILSHKRYSKSVDMWAVGCILAEFYGRKPIFMGNDSLHQVMEIQKVLGTPSQSVIRTYGSSRCYDIFSTSKPQFKKTPWCEIFPYASQGSVDLMERLIDWCPDSRLTVEEALNHPFVQEVRNPAAEPICPYGPFDFTYEKQLYSMDRLRECLCQEVSKFHNDRQTKDFVSPPLMTPQFISESSSY; encoded by the coding sequence ATGGAAGCTCGTATTATATCCAATCAACCAGATTGGAATATGAAACATGTTCCAAACGTCAGTAGAGCTACaaaaaagttgaagaaactacTAGACCCTTACGTTGATCATGTTAAACAGTCGTACGAGTTAGACCAAAATAACAACATTTATGTGGATCCTATTGTGAATAAAAGGACTATATATGGGCCTGCCAACTTCTCAGTTCCTGGTAGATATGAGATCATGCAAGTATTGGGGAAAGGTTCCTATGGTACTGTTGTATCTGCTTTGGACAAAGCAAATCATGAACGAGAAGTAAAACTTGCCATTAAAAAAGTGACAAGTATATTTACGAGAGAGATTCTTCTAAAGAGGGCGATTAGAGAATTAAAGTTTATGAGCTACTTTAAGGGTCACCGTAATATTGTTTCATTGTTGGATCTTGAAATTGTGAATGAAGAACCGTACTCTGGTCTTTATTGTTATCAAGAATTGGTTGATTACGATTTAGCAAGAGTCATTCATTCCAATGTACTGTTTTCCGAGTTTCATATCAAGCACTTCTTGTATCAAATTCTTTGTGGGCTAAAGTACATCCACAGTGCAGATGTGATTCATAGAGATTTGAAACCAGGTAACATTTTGTGTTCGATAACTGGGGAAGTGAAGATTTGTGATTTTGGATTAGCAAGAGGTATCTCACCTAGTTTCACTGTTACAGGAGGAATATCTAATCACATAACTAACTATGTGGCAACTAGATGGTATAGAGCACCCGAATTGATTTTGTCTCACAAAAGATACTCTAAAAGTGTTGATATGTGGGCTGTCGGTTGTATTCTAGCGGAATTCTACGGTCGTAAGCCAATATTTATGGGGAATGACTCTCTCCACCAAGTGATGGAAATTCAAAAGGTATTGGGCACACCTTCACAATCAGTGATACGCACCTATGGCTCTTCCAGATGCTATGACATTTTCAGTACATCAAAACCTCAGTTTAAAAAGACACCTTGGTGTGAAATTTTCCCATATGCCTCGCAGGGTTCTGTGGACTTGATGGAAAGGCTTATCGATTGGTGTCCGGATTCCAGACTTACTGTCGAGGAGGCATTGAATCATCCATTCGTACAAGAAGTACGAAACCCTGCTGCAGAACCTATATGCCCTTATGGACCTTTTGACTTCACTTACGAGAAACAACTTTATTCTATGGACAGGTTGAGAGAATGTTTGTGCCAAGAAGTTAGCAAATTCCACAATGACCGTCAAACTAAGGATTTTGTCTCACCACCACTAATGACACCACAATTCATCTCGGAATCAAGTTCCTATTGA
- the SLT2 gene encoding mitogen-activated serine/threonine-protein kinase SLT2, with the protein MGEYEAVDRHTFKVFNQDFTVDKRFQLIKEIGHGSYGIVCSARFTEAADETTVAIKKVTNVFSKTLLCKRSLRELKLLRHFRGHKNITCLYDMDIVFQPDGMFNGLYLYEELMECDMHQIIKSGQPLTDAHYQSFIYQILCGLKYIHSADVLHRDLKPGNLLVNADCQLKICDFGLARGYSENPVENNQFLTEYVATRWYRAPEIMLSYQGYTKAIDVWSCGCILAELLGGKPIFKGKDYVDQLNRILQILGTPPEDTLKRIGSKNVQDYIHQLGYIPKIPFSNLYPDANPDALDLLEGMLSFDPQLRITVDDALEHRYLAIWHDPADEPICTEKFDFSFESVNEISQLKQMVIDEVTDFRQFVRLPLLHEQQQEQQQQQQQQQQQQEQQEALQQQEALQQQKNFNEPIHDNTTAFQAQLGEHVNQFNKNISGIPSFDEPFTSQIIGSATQQDPLVGIHSDNLPSHDLDFPPRPRENVLDSPPRLENQGPNQSPGTQDINDLLGLERELEFGLDRQF; encoded by the coding sequence ATGGGCGAGTACGAAGCAGTGGATCGTCACACTTTCAAGGTTTTCAACCAGGACTTCACAGTGGATAAACGTTTCCAATTGATCAAGGAAATCGGGCATGGTTCGTACGGGATTGTTTGTTCAGCAAGGTTCACAGAAGCAGCGGACGAAACGACTGTGGCCATCAAGAAGGTGACGAATGTGTTTTCCAAGACGCTTCTTTGCAAGCGTTCTTTGCGGGAGTTGAAGCTCTTGAGACATTTTAGAGGCCATAAGAACATTACGTGTTTGTACGATATGGATATTGTGTTCCAGCCGGACGGGATGTTCAATGGGCTCTATCTATACGAAGAACTCATGGAGTGTGACATGCACCAGATTATCAAGTCCGGACAGCCGTTGACGGACGCACACTACCAGTCTTTCATCTACCAGATCTTGTGCGGGTTGAAGTACATCCATTCTGCGGATGTGTTGCATCGAGACTTGAAACCGGGGAATCTTTTGGTCAATGCCGATTGCCAGTTGAAGATCTGCGATTTCGGGTTGGCAAGAGGATACAGCGAGAATCCGGTCGAGAATAACCAGTTCTTGACCGAGTACGTGGCCACGCGGTGGTACAGAGCTCCTGAGATCATGCTCAGCTACCAGGGCTACACCAAGGCAATCGACGTCTGGTCGTGCGGATGCATATTGGCTGAACTACTCGGAGGCAAGCCTATCTTCAAGGGTAAGGACTACGTCGACCAGCTTAACAGAATCCTGCAGATATTGGGTACCCCGCCAGAAGATACATTGAAGAGGATAGGATCGAAAAACGTGCAAGACTATATCCACCAGCTTGGCTACATCCCCAAGATCCCCTTCAGCAACTTGTACCCGGATGCTAACCCGGATGCGCTTGATTTGTTGGAAGGAATGCTAAGCTTCGATCCACAACTCAGAATCACCGTCGATGATGCGTTGGAGCACCGCTACCTCGCCATCTGGCACGATCCGGCCGATGAACCCATCTGCACGGAAAAGTTCGACTTCTCCTTCGAAAGCGTCAACGAGATAAGCCAGTTGAAACAAATGGTCATCGATGAAGTGACCGATTTCAGACAGTTTGTAAGGTTACCGCTTTTACATGAACAACAGCAagaacaacagcaacagcaacagcagcagcaacagcagcaagaACAGCAAGAGGCCctgcaacaacaagaggccctacaacaacagaaaaatTTTAATGAACCAATACACGATAATACAACTGCATTTCAAGCCCAGCTTGGCGAGCACGTGAACCAATTCAATAAAAACATTAGCGGTATTCCTTCGTTCGACGAGCCGTTCACAAGCCAAATTATCGGATCGGCTACCCAGCAAGACCCTTTAGTCGGAATACACTCAGATAACTTACCAAGCCATGATTTGGATTTTCCTCCAAGACCTAGGGAAAACGTTCTAGATTCGCCTCCTAGGCTCGAGAACCAGGGCCCTAACCAATCACCAGGAACTCAAGATATTAATGATCTTCTAGGGttagaaagagaattggAATTTGGACTTGACAGACAGTTTTAA
- the VPS15 gene encoding ubiquitin-binding serine/threonine protein kinase VPS15: MGAQLSLLAQTAPSIAISSYVDVLDEVHYQSQLNASRFLKTCRALDPNGEIVVKVFLKPTESYDLKKIHDKIERQSLILRQLPNVLNYSKIIYTDRAGYLIRQHLKTNLYDRLSLRPFLQDIELKFMTFQLLQLMSDIHMRDITHGDIKTENIMVTSSNWLILTDFSEYIKPKYLPEDNPGEYAFYFDTSQRRTCYLAPERFNTERYNSETSNKLDKEMDIFSLGCCIFELFTEGRPLFNLAQLFKYKNGGNDALETIRSEIKEPALQSLILDMIAIDPKNRLSARTLLSKYRGVLFPESFYSFVYEYCRNLVRPASPTNGSKTTMSSTLEERKYDLDIIVSDIYKDFSKICTVAEFPFKKFSEGDDKDHVDFVNKSVTISGIGKIELQSFNSMKSDSVRNQSSLIFLSILLHCLRNLAYPKNKQRCLEMILALSQYVSDVNKLDRVLPFMMVMIFDENSNVKALAIKTVAQLLLITEEVNRSNANIFIDYILPRLNRLCQSAQADSYVSIVLANTLGHFANTAIRFHEISYLLSFQSSNPAEVNRLHKVGKKLLRQFEEITTTLLTAPEPQVKEALLHNILPICHLFGKERTNDVILSHLITYLNDKNAALRIALIKSITGVSVLLGSVTFEQYILPLLAQTLCDLEETVVITVLQSLISFCKLGLLRSKYFYDIATEVSTLILHPNFWIREYTILLIIEMASKLSKSELYCVMYPVIKPFFEFDVEMTWESLYISAKKPISRNVYNLLCTWSLRSSKSLFWKHMPGKEVNSFGNNTIEFITKQHSAKNYGFQTNLKNSKTNITSVTNMDIPLTAEDRNWVDKIKNVGLSETELWKLAALRTYVFRVSKMLSRKPESDMNEFGNILEDKGLLGLPQNIFFDIEAIDEGKQLNTHVILKHKTSGDALNNIQKAPLPHLLQRPIDMNGSLILTPRSQPIINSTFENVYIQFEPRTPPVSAGSAESPHSSNETKFRVTNSYNGRQASVRKFLKSVDVKPPLRCFKEFGETFQESSREPSFSVFNSLKFISSLSDHKPASVVTITTNEYISYVVSGSDDGYLKVWDLSKIEKGLIFKPSINHELGSSITGIKFVAHYDVIIVSTTDGRIGVFRIVFKNHLKIKEIDTLETIRNFTHKVPGRYSVDIAYINNDLRPWITTVTNDSQIVIIDITDMSVVYEVPISPIYGTVLCTSVSSDGHWLLCGTTHGALLLWNLTFRVLVKSWTFGESSPIKKVELIRKDHRKAEYSAIVTGGNNDALFTIWNLTRVQAEDVVSMANVDISLDSVLGKPFKRVPKSIKNVTFDNNFVCDFIVKQGNIYYADGLSSEIFKYNIKTKSNIPLLSAQKDLEKPLTTKLTLNCSLTTFRNPSNRNAQDLVSYYHTDLINSMSFGMLRSSPALISADNSGMIHIYALQK; the protein is encoded by the coding sequence ATGGGCGCTCAGTTATCATTGCTGGCACAAACGGCACCATCTATTGCCATTTCATCTTATGTTGATGTTCTAGATGAGGTCCATTATCAATCTCAATTAAACGCCAGTAGGTTTCTAAAGACTTGCAGGGCATTGGATCCTAACGGAGAAATTGTGGTAAAAGTATTTTTAAAGCCAACTGAATCATATGACTTAAAGAAGATACATGATAAAATTGAGAGACAATCGTTGATACTACGACAACTTCCAAATGTTTTGAATTATAGCAAAATTATATACACTGACCGTGCAGGATACCTTATAAGGCAACATTTGAAAACTAATTTATATGATAGACTAAGTTTACggccttttcttcaagatattGAACTAAAGTTTATGACGTTTCAATTGTTACAGCTCATGTCAGATATACATATGAGAGACATTACCCATGGCGATATCAAGACGGAAAATATAATGGTTACCAGCTCTAATTGGCTCATTTTGACAGACTTTTCTGAATAcataaaaccaaaatattTACCGGAAGATAATCCCGGTGAATAtgctttttattttgatacGTCACAACGCAGAACTTGCTATTTAGCACCAGAACGATTTAATACAGAACGATACAATTCTGAAACTAGCAATAAGCTTGATAAAGAAATGGATATATTCAGTCTGGGCTGTTGTATCTTTGAATTATTCACCGAGGGCAGACCTTTATTTAACCTTGCCCAACTCTTCAAATATAAGAATGGTGGGAACGACGCATTAGAAACGATACGATCAGAAATTAAAGAACCCGCCCTGCAATCATTGATACTAGATATGATTGCTATAGACCCAAAAAACAGACTCAGTGCTCGGACATTACTATCAAAATATAGAGGTGTGTTGTTTCCGGAATcattttattcttttgtttatgAATATTGCAGAAATTTAGTTCGACCAGCATCTCCTACCAATGGAAGTAAGACTACTATGAGTTCCACCttagaagagagaaaatatGATTTGGATATCATAGTGAGTGATATTTATAAGgacttttcaaagatatgcACTGTCGCTGAATTTCCATTCAAGAAATTTTCTGAAGGGGATGATAAAGATCATGTTGACTTTGTAAATAAATCAGTTACAATTAGCGGTATTGGGAAGATAGAACTACAGTCATTCAACAGTATGAAGAGTGATTCCGTGAGAAACCAAAGTTCCcttattttcctttccattcttttgCATTGCTTACGAAACCTAGCATAtccaaaaaataaacaaagaTGCCTTGAAATGATATTGGCTTTAAGTCAGTATGTATCTGACGTCAACAAACTTGACAGAGTTTTGCCATTTATGATGGTTATgatatttgatgaaaataGTAACGTTAAAGCACTGGCTATCAAAACGGTTGCACAACTTTTACTCATaacagaagaagttaaTCGTTCAAATGCGAATATCTTCATAGATTATATTTTGCCTAGGCTAAATCGGCTTTGTCAATCTGCTCAAGCAGATTCTTATGTTAGTATAGTATTGGCAAACACTTTAGGACATTTTGCTAATACTGCAATAAGGTTTCATGAAATCTCGTATCTATTAAGCTTCCAATCTTCGAATCCTGCAGAAGTCAATCGATTACACAAAGTTGGAAAAAAGCTTCTAAGACAATTTGAAGAGATCACGACTACACTATTGACTGCGCCGGAACCTCAAGTAAAAGAAGCTCTACTACATAATATCCTTCCTATTTGTCATCTTTTCGGGAAAGAAAGGACTAACGATGTCATATTAAGTCATTTGATTACATACTTAAATGACAAAAACGCTGCTTTGAGGATAGCATTGATTAAATCTATTACTGGTGTTTCTGTGTTACTGGGATCTGTTACCTTTGAACAATATATCCTACCACTCTTAGCTCAAACACTATGTGATTTGGAAGAGACGGTTGTTATTACAGTCTTACAGAGTTTGATCAGTTTCTGTAAACTTGGCCTCTTAAGGAGCAAGTATTTCTATGATATTGCCACAGAGGTCTCCACTCTTATTTTACATCCCAATTTCTGGATAAGAGAATACACCATACTTTTAATAATCGAAATGGCTTCAAAGCTCTCAAAATCTGAATTATACTGTGTTATGTATCCCGTGATCAAACCATTTTTTGAGTTTGACGTTGAAATGACGTGGGAATCACTTTACATTAGTGCTAAGAAGCCAATCTCCAGAAACGTTTACAATTTATTGTGTACTTGGTCATTACGTTCATCAAAGTCTTTGTTTTGGAAGCATATGCCAGGAAAAGAGGTTAACTCATTTGGAAACAATACAATTGAGTTCATAACGAAGCAACATTCAGCGAAAAATTACGGTTTTCAGACTAACCTCAAGAATTCAAAGACTAATATAACATCTGTTACAAACATGGATATACCTCTGACAGCAGAGGATAGGAATTGGGTAGATAAGATTAAGAATGTAGGCTTGTCAGAAACTGAACTATGGAAATTGGCTGCTCTTAGAACTTATGTTTTCAGAGTTTCCAAGATGCTTTCTAGAAAACCAGAGTCTGATATGAATGAGTTTGGAAATATTCTTGAAGACAAGGGCTTGTTGGGCCTTCcacaaaatatattttttgacaTTGAAGCAATTGACGAAGGGAAACAACTTAACACACATGTCATACTCAAGCATAAAACCTCAGGAGATGCTCTCAATAACATTCAAAAGGCTCCTCTGCCTCATCTGTTGCAAAGACCAATTGATATGAACGGTTCATTGATTTTAACTCCGAGGTCTCAACCTATAATAAATTCAACGTTCGAGAATGTTTACATTCAATTCGAACCAAGAACTCCTCCTGTTTCTGCGGGGTCTGCAGAGTCCCCGCACTCTTCTAATGAAACTAAATTCCGTGTCACAAACAGTTATAATGGGAGACAAGCATCTGTTAGaaaattcttgaaatctGTTGATGTTAAACCGCCTTTAAGATGTTTTAAAGAATTTGGAGAGACTTTCCAAGAGTCATCGAGAGAGCCATCATTTTCTGTATTCAACTCTTTGAAGTTTATTTCAAGCTTGAGTGATCACAAACCTGCATCCGTCGTTACCATTACCACTAATGAATACATCTCATATGTGGTAAGTGGTTCTGATGATGGGTATTTGAAAGTATGGGATTTGTCTAAGATAGAAAAGGGATTAATATTCAAACCAAGTATCAATCACGAATTAGGGTCTTCCATAACGGGTATAAAATTTGTCGCGCATTATGATGTTATTATCGTATCCACTACTGATGGGCGCATCGGTGTCTTCAGAATTGTTTTCAAGAATCATTTAAAGataaaagaaattgatacTCTAGAAACCATCAGAAATTTCACGCATAAGGTGCCGGGACGGTATTCTGTTGATATAGCCTATATTAACAATGATTTGAGACCATGGATCACCACTGTTACGAATGATTCTCAGATTGTTATTATAGATATTACGGACATGTCGGTCGTCTATGAGGTTCCCATATCGCCAATATATGGAACAGTTCTTTGCACATCTGTTAGCTCAGATGGACATTGGCTCCTCTGTGGAACAACTCATGGAGCTCTACTTCTTTGGAACTTAACATTTAGAGTTTTGGTAAAGTCTTGGACTTTTGGTGAAAGTAGCCCGATTAAGAAAGTTGAATTGATTCGGAAGGACCATAGAAAAGCGGAATATAGCGCAATAGTCACAGGTGGTAATAACGATGCTTTATTCACCATCTGGAATTTGACTCGTGTTCAAGCGGAGGATGTAGTATCTATGGCGAATGTAGATATTTCTCTTGATTCCGTTCTAGGAAAGCCTTTCAAAAGAGTGCCCAAAAGTATTAAAAATGTTACCTTTGATAACAATTTTGTTTGTGACTTTATAGTGAAACAGGGAAACATATACTACGCTGATGGGTTATCATCTGAGAttttcaaatataatataaagaCGAAGTCGAACATTCCGTTGTTGTCAGCACAGAAGGATTTAGAAAAGCCATTGACAACTAAGCTAACATTAAACTGTTCACTTACAACATTCCGCAACCCTAGTAATCGTAACGCTCAAGATCTTGTTTCGTACTATCACACTGATCTCATCAACTCAATGAGCTTTGGTATGTTACGTTCATCACCCGCACTAATTTCTGCCGATAACTCTGGAATGATACACATATATGCATTACAGAAATGA
- the RXT2 gene encoding Rxt2p yields MAELADISIEEELAQIKRFKRKVMVKLSGNYPPLNQSQDGAIFPEIRGETSNRGNKLLQHSDAITYSKLRAKEHESKVFYNGAEHRLLSRKRMKFNDGTASSKTGDKQQQKDDEEDEEERANNDNGDDDLNELVSIKDILSPISSLKDVVSHPSHSKPFKSPVLKELALSNVLMVEKEQDNVINYYKLLEIFLGDFPEALYEKDLKLPVYDHKLTIKEEDDDNTNTNSPTSSSSGLELKPKDEEAFFGLPEFTESETLLSLIPKRFHTGDPTVPISGEITDDIETTRQLAQIALQRNQEFIRNLQKIRNCIVKANRIRERILMWGKEFSGIPEQGVTVPNALNVVKRGLISATTNQTQPLDAEESDNEENN; encoded by the coding sequence ATGGCCGAACTAGCGGATATATCAATTGAGGAGGAGCTTGCCCAAATCAAGAGGTTCAAGCGGAAAGTTATGGTTAAGCTTTCGGGAAATTATCCACCTCTAAATCAATCCCAAGATGGCGCTATATTTCCGGAGATTAGAGGGGAGACATCTAATCGTGGGAACAAGCTTTTGCAACATTCCGATGCCATCACATATTCTAAACTTCGCGCTAAGGAGCATGAGTCCAAAGTTTTCTACAACGGTGCAGAGCACCGTCTTTTGTCTAGAAAGCGTATGAAATTTAACGATGGTACTGCATCGAGTAAAACTGGAgataaacaacaacagaaagacgatgaagaagatgaggaagaaagagcTAATAATGACAAcggtgatgatgatttgaatgaattgGTATCTATCAAGGATATTCTATCCCCAATATCATCCTTGAAGGATGTGGTCAGTCACCCATCGCACTCTAAACCTTTTAAAAGTCCGGTATTAAAAGAACTAGCTTTGAGTAATGTGTTGATGGTCgagaaagaacaagacAACGTTATCAACTACTACAAACTACTAGAAATATTTTTGGGAGATTTTCCAGAGGCATTATACGAAAAGGATTTAAAGCTACCCGTATACGATCACAAACTTACaatcaaagaagaggatgatgataataCAAATACCAATAGCCCTACTAGCAGTTCTAGTGGTTTAGAACTGAAAccaaaagatgaagaagctttctTTGGCTTGCCTGAGTTTACAGAATCCGAAACCCTACTCTCACTCATACCGAAACGCTTCCATACAGGAGATCCTACTGTTCCAATCAGCGGTGAAATAACGGATGACATCGAGACAACTAGACAGCTGGCCCAGATAGCTCTGCAGAGAAATCAAGAATTCATTAGAAATTTACAAAAGATACGAAACTGTATCGTGAAAGCTAATAGAATAAGAGAAAGAATTCTAATGTGGGGTAAGGAATTTTCGGGCATACCAGAGCAAGGTGTTACTGTTCCAAATGCTTTGAATGTTGTGAAAAGAGGGTTAATCAGTGCGACAACAAACCAAACACAACCTTTGGATGCCGAAGAATCAGATAACGAGGAAAACAATTAA